A single Carnobacterium alterfunditum DSM 5972 DNA region contains:
- a CDS encoding DUF1295 domain-containing protein, with the protein MDKKRILIYTLLLLATLAIATQGFTNIGLDGLLVPLIFTFVYFTIIFIIATVIKNNSIVDIGWGMGFVVGSWLTLFVTEEPTVLSYAIVGFISVWGLRLSFRLLKRNYGKPEDFRYAQWREEWGDQVVIIAFFRVFMIQGIINFIVGSASYVVIKYNEFSFDSAHRYFVYAALFISLVGLFFEVVGDEQLRRHINKKTHSLLQSGLWSITRHPNYFGEIIIWIGLYASGITLFFTNSINPFYYMLLVISPILMSTVLIKVSTPLLEKNMEKYDGWEDYTKRVPMLFPFTKK; encoded by the coding sequence ATGGATAAGAAAAGAATTTTAATTTATACGCTATTACTTTTAGCAACATTAGCAATAGCAACACAAGGATTCACGAATATAGGTTTGGACGGACTACTTGTTCCATTAATTTTTACTTTTGTTTATTTTACGATCATCTTTATTATCGCAACAGTGATTAAAAACAATTCAATTGTCGATATCGGTTGGGGAATGGGCTTCGTTGTGGGAAGTTGGCTCACATTATTTGTCACTGAGGAGCCCACAGTTTTATCATATGCTATTGTTGGATTTATTAGTGTGTGGGGTCTTAGGTTATCATTCCGGTTATTAAAAAGAAATTATGGCAAACCCGAAGATTTCAGATATGCACAGTGGCGCGAAGAGTGGGGTGATCAAGTAGTCATCATCGCCTTTTTCAGAGTGTTCATGATCCAAGGCATTATTAACTTTATCGTTGGATCTGCAAGCTATGTGGTAATCAAATACAACGAATTTAGTTTTGATTCAGCTCACCGCTATTTCGTGTATGCGGCATTGTTCATTTCACTAGTAGGACTGTTCTTTGAAGTAGTTGGTGATGAACAACTAAGACGACACATCAATAAAAAAACACATTCCCTTCTACAATCGGGATTGTGGTCAATCACACGCCATCCAAACTATTTTGGCGAGATCATAATTTGGATCGGATTATATGCTAGTGGTATTACATTGTTCTTTACTAATTCTATCAACCCGTTTTATTATATGTTATTAGTGATCTCACCTATTTTAATGAGTACCGTATTGATCAAAGTATCAACTCCATTGCTAGAGAAGAATATGGAGAAATACGATGGATGGGAAGACTATACCAAAAGAGTTCCAATGCTTTTTCCTTTCACTAAAAAATAA
- a CDS encoding GDSL-type esterase/lipase family protein yields the protein MYKKVIWPLLLVISIVLSIVFITGFIASIVVSKSEESVPTEQQFESSTLKPEEGESISEDASEILILGDSIGFGVGDEENLGIGKRYLDLIDEEDGNKRTITNISVPSYESNELVNLIKSAENKASISKANLIIISIGGNDLNRLEYEDSVSLTLAFEEALKNYKENLALIIKEIRTINPDAQLALIGLYDPYSKEEPEKTRLLLEWNYETRLIIDSDVKFAYVPTYELFKYHLTEYLSPDEFHPNGSGYQVIAEELDRILK from the coding sequence ATGTATAAAAAAGTCATATGGCCACTGTTATTAGTGATTTCAATAGTATTATCGATTGTATTTATAACAGGTTTTATTGCCTCTATAGTTGTAAGTAAGAGTGAAGAGAGTGTTCCTACAGAACAACAGTTTGAAAGCTCAACCCTTAAACCAGAAGAAGGAGAGAGTATCTCAGAGGATGCTTCTGAAATACTCATCCTTGGCGACTCGATCGGATTTGGAGTAGGGGATGAAGAAAATTTAGGTATCGGAAAAAGATATCTCGATTTGATTGATGAGGAAGATGGGAATAAAAGAACTATCACGAATATTTCAGTACCAAGCTACGAAAGTAATGAACTCGTAAATTTGATTAAAAGTGCCGAGAATAAAGCTAGTATTTCAAAGGCAAATTTGATCATTATTTCAATTGGAGGAAACGATTTAAACCGCTTAGAGTATGAAGACAGTGTCTCTTTAACACTTGCGTTTGAAGAAGCACTCAAAAACTACAAAGAAAATCTAGCGCTTATTATAAAAGAGATCAGAACCATTAATCCAGATGCACAGCTAGCGTTGATCGGTTTATACGATCCATACAGCAAAGAGGAACCAGAAAAAACTAGATTACTTTTAGAATGGAACTATGAAACGCGTTTAATCATCGATTCAGATGTTAAATTTGCCTATGTACCGACTTATGAATTGTTTAAATACCATTTAACCGAATATCTCTCTCCAGATGAATTTCATCCAAATGGTTCAGGGTATCAAGTAATAGCAGAAGAACTGGATCGGATTTTAAAATAG
- a CDS encoding ABC transporter permease, protein MISLTQNEIIKILLKKKMLLIVMLLLIFVSLLSYGQKYSYDNNIKKFEAESGGVAYDWKALTTQRLDDLEERSNNEFIPKEVRASIDREIQQLNYFIENDINPITPTASKFNVQFVEQGITLFIPLLIVILAADLVSNEFSKKTIKILLTRAVPRWKILLSKYVALIIMTTILVFIIAVLATLVSYLFFQQWGFSEPIVTGFSLVEGELNSTSTILISRFQYTLLIYSLLWFVSIVIASITLMISVLVDNSSSAIGILMAALIGGQFLQFFLSEWKLVKYFFVTNLDLTRYLTGSYQPIEGMSLNFSILTLSAWAVLSLVISFTVFNRKDVLV, encoded by the coding sequence ATGATTTCGTTAACACAAAATGAGATAATAAAAATTTTATTAAAGAAAAAAATGCTCCTGATCGTTATGTTACTTCTAATTTTTGTGAGTTTGCTTTCATATGGACAAAAATATTCTTATGATAATAATATAAAAAAATTTGAAGCGGAATCTGGTGGTGTAGCATACGATTGGAAAGCCTTGACTACCCAACGACTCGATGATCTTGAAGAACGGAGTAATAATGAATTCATACCAAAGGAAGTCAGAGCATCGATCGATCGAGAAATTCAGCAATTGAATTATTTTATTGAGAATGATATCAACCCTATAACGCCTACAGCGTCTAAATTTAATGTTCAATTTGTCGAACAAGGGATCACGTTATTTATACCGCTGCTTATTGTGATTTTAGCTGCAGATTTAGTTTCAAATGAATTCTCTAAAAAAACCATTAAAATTTTACTCACGAGAGCAGTACCCAGATGGAAAATATTATTGAGTAAGTATGTAGCACTCATAATTATGACTACGATTCTAGTGTTCATTATTGCTGTCCTAGCTACTTTAGTATCCTATTTGTTTTTTCAACAATGGGGATTTAGTGAACCTATAGTAACCGGGTTTAGTTTAGTTGAGGGTGAATTGAATTCAACTTCAACGATATTGATCTCCCGATTTCAATACACTTTATTGATATATTCGTTGTTGTGGTTTGTGTCTATCGTGATAGCCTCGATAACGCTGATGATCTCAGTGCTAGTTGATAATAGCTCGTCAGCTATAGGTATATTGATGGCAGCTTTAATTGGTGGACAATTTTTACAGTTTTTCTTATCTGAATGGAAATTAGTCAAGTATTTTTTTGTGACAAATTTAGATCTTACTCGCTATTTAACGGGGTCCTATCAGCCGATTGAAGGAATGAGTTTAAACTTTTCGATTCTTACATTAAGTGCTTGGGCGGTATTATCATTGGTAATAAGTTTTACAGTCTTTAATCGCAAAGATGTCTTAGTTTAA
- a CDS encoding ABC transporter ATP-binding protein has product METSVLKVSNITKRIKKKLIIKDVSFDIKQGEILGFLGPNGSGKTTTLRMIVGLSKPTSGDIKICGYSIKKDYIKAMSNVGCIIEGPDLYDYMSGYRNLEILGSMSTGVTKKDIDEAVELVGMGNRIHDKVEVYSMGMKQRIGLAQALIHKPKLLILDEPTNGLDPQGIHEFREIVKKLAKEKGISVLISSHLISEVQLMCDRVSIIDDGSIIRNAAIDEVLATGEVVWTVDDPKKTQSVLKNKFAIESAIDAKNVTALASVERLSEINKALFNSGIEIKYVENKKRTLEDLFLTLTDKHKIG; this is encoded by the coding sequence ATGGAGACATCGGTATTGAAAGTTTCAAATATAACAAAACGAATCAAGAAAAAGCTAATTATAAAAGATGTCAGTTTTGATATCAAACAGGGGGAAATATTAGGTTTTTTAGGACCCAATGGATCTGGAAAAACAACAACTTTAAGGATGATCGTAGGCTTATCAAAGCCGACTTCCGGAGATATAAAAATCTGTGGGTATTCCATCAAAAAAGATTATATAAAAGCAATGTCTAATGTAGGTTGTATTATTGAAGGTCCTGATCTTTATGATTATATGAGCGGGTATAGGAATCTTGAAATATTAGGTAGTATGTCAACAGGGGTCACTAAAAAAGATATCGATGAAGCTGTAGAGTTAGTCGGTATGGGAAATCGGATCCATGATAAAGTTGAGGTTTATTCAATGGGAATGAAACAAAGAATCGGGTTAGCTCAGGCACTGATCCACAAACCGAAACTGTTGATTTTGGATGAGCCTACAAACGGACTTGATCCTCAAGGCATACATGAGTTTAGAGAAATCGTAAAAAAATTGGCTAAAGAAAAGGGTATTTCAGTGTTGATTTCTTCGCATCTAATTAGTGAAGTTCAATTGATGTGTGATCGAGTCAGTATCATAGATGACGGAAGCATTATTAGAAATGCAGCAATCGATGAAGTTTTAGCTACGGGTGAAGTTGTTTGGACAGTAGATGATCCCAAAAAGACTCAATCCGTCCTTAAAAATAAGTTTGCTATCGAGTCAGCTATTGATGCAAAAAATGTAACAGCATTAGCTAGCGTAGAAAGGCTTTCGGAAATAAATAAAGCTTTATTCAATTCGGGGATAGAAATCAAATATGTTGAAAATAAAAAGAGAACGTTAGAAGATTTATTTTTAACCCTTACAGATAAACATAAAATCGGATAA
- the dhaM gene encoding dihydroxyacetone kinase phosphoryl donor subunit DhaM gives MTKTGIIIISHVYEIAKGIDRLLQEVASDVDIKVIGGLSETEIGTSFDSILEVVNKHPSDNLLAFYDLGSAKMNLDMVKELSDKSITIYDVPIVEGAYTAAALLQAGVTQEAVEQQLKELHIDK, from the coding sequence ATGACCAAAACCGGTATTATTATAATCTCCCACGTGTATGAGATTGCAAAAGGAATCGACCGATTACTTCAAGAAGTCGCTAGCGATGTTGATATCAAAGTGATTGGAGGCCTATCTGAAACTGAAATCGGGACAAGTTTTGATAGTATTCTTGAAGTCGTCAACAAACATCCATCGGACAATTTACTTGCCTTTTATGATTTAGGCAGTGCCAAGATGAATTTGGATATGGTGAAAGAGCTTAGTGATAAATCAATCACTATTTACGATGTGCCGATAGTTGAAGGGGCTTATACTGCAGCAGCGCTCTTACAAGCTGGTGTAACCCAAGAGGCCGTTGAACAGCAATTAAAAGAATTACACATCGATAAGTGA
- the dhaL gene encoding dihydroxyacetone kinase subunit DhaL, with protein MDIQTGIRWMELFNEKIQQEKDYLTQLDTPIGDSDHGNNMSRGMAHVVKAIDTQSPDSLEELLKLVTTTLLSKVGGASGPLYGSAFMGMLKTYQGDGSSWGKVLQGGLESIQKRGKAEVGDKTMIDVWAPVVQATENEQLRDEVIDEAVEATKPLKAKKGRASYVGERSIGHIDPGAYSSALLFHAMLEAEAEQ; from the coding sequence ATGGATATACAAACAGGAATTCGTTGGATGGAATTATTTAACGAGAAGATCCAACAAGAAAAAGATTATCTCACGCAGCTGGACACACCGATTGGGGATAGCGATCATGGCAATAATATGTCACGAGGCATGGCTCATGTTGTCAAAGCAATCGACACGCAATCTCCTGATTCACTCGAAGAGCTGTTAAAGCTGGTTACGACTACTTTATTAAGCAAAGTTGGGGGCGCATCAGGTCCACTATATGGTTCAGCTTTTATGGGTATGCTGAAAACATATCAAGGAGATGGATCATCATGGGGCAAAGTACTACAGGGTGGATTAGAAAGCATCCAAAAACGTGGAAAAGCCGAAGTTGGCGATAAGACGATGATCGATGTTTGGGCACCCGTTGTTCAGGCAACAGAAAACGAGCAACTAAGGGATGAAGTTATTGATGAGGCCGTTGAAGCAACGAAACCATTAAAAGCTAAAAAAGGGCGTGCTTCATATGTAGGCGAACGCTCCATTGGACATATCGATCCAGGTGCTTATTCCTCAGCCTTACTATTTCACGCTATGCTAGAAGCGGAGGCTGAACAATGA
- the dhaK gene encoding dihydroxyacetone kinase subunit DhaK, whose amino-acid sequence MKKIVNDPSNIVDEMLQGMIIGHSELIQRIPETGIIQRKTEKSGKVAIISGGGSGHEPAHAGFVGEGMLSAAVCGAVFTSPTPDQILEAIKAANEGAGVFMIIKNYSGDIMNFEMAQELAEMEGIEVASVVVDDDIAVEDSLYTQGKRGVAGTILVHKIVGYAAQQGKSITEIKELADNLIPNIKSIGLALTGVTTPGSTQPSFVLAEDEIEYGVGIHGEPGYRREKLQTSHNLANELLTKLVNEFDVKPSDRFAVIVNGLGGTPLMEQYVFTNDVQQLMDERKLSVDYYKIGNYMTSLEMQGLSLTLLYLENDFYIEALNAPVTTISW is encoded by the coding sequence ATGAAAAAAATTGTAAACGACCCGAGTAATATAGTTGACGAAATGTTACAAGGCATGATCATAGGCCATTCTGAGTTGATCCAAAGAATACCAGAGACTGGCATCATCCAACGTAAAACAGAAAAATCAGGAAAAGTAGCTATTATTTCTGGAGGCGGGAGCGGACATGAACCCGCTCATGCTGGATTTGTCGGCGAAGGTATGTTATCTGCTGCTGTCTGCGGAGCAGTGTTTACTTCCCCAACGCCAGATCAAATTTTAGAAGCCATTAAGGCAGCCAATGAAGGTGCCGGTGTCTTCATGATAATCAAGAATTATTCTGGAGATATCATGAATTTTGAAATGGCTCAAGAATTGGCTGAAATGGAAGGAATAGAAGTCGCAAGTGTGGTTGTAGATGATGATATTGCTGTTGAAGACAGCTTGTATACTCAAGGAAAACGGGGAGTAGCTGGAACGATTCTCGTTCACAAAATAGTAGGCTACGCAGCACAACAAGGAAAGTCAATCACAGAAATCAAAGAATTAGCTGACAACTTAATTCCGAATATCAAATCCATCGGGCTCGCACTGACTGGAGTAACTACACCAGGAAGCACTCAACCAAGCTTTGTTTTAGCTGAAGACGAGATTGAATACGGAGTAGGGATCCACGGTGAACCTGGCTATCGCAGGGAAAAATTGCAAACATCTCACAACCTTGCAAATGAGTTATTGACAAAATTAGTCAACGAATTTGATGTTAAACCATCAGATCGATTTGCGGTAATCGTTAACGGACTAGGTGGAACGCCATTAATGGAACAATATGTTTTTACAAATGATGTACAGCAGCTTATGGACGAACGTAAATTATCAGTGGACTATTACAAAATAGGTAACTATATGACGTCACTTGAAATGCAAGGATTGTCATTGACTTTACTCTATTTAGAAAATGATTTTTATATTGAAGCATTAAACGCACCAGTTACAACTATAAGCTGGTAA
- a CDS encoding glycerol dehydrogenase, producing MRKAFISPTKYVQGENELLNLGFYIKSFGESALVIGNPGDIERVQDKLDKTAERFGITLHLADFGGEATREEVNRLKKLAKEKGTDIIVGVGGGKAIDTSKTVANGHNLIVCPTIAATDAPTSHSAVLYTKDHHFDEYAYFIQSPSVVLMDTTVIAQAPARFLISGMGDALATYYEARATRRSNSNVNAGLPNGYHTGDTAPAKGTIASITLARACYETVIENGYNAKIACDNNVVTPALENIIEANTLLSGLGFESGGLAAAHAIYNGLTVLDGPHNYFHGEQVAFTTFVQLILENAPNDEVEALLDFNLSVGLPVSLADLDVVEVKYEEILKVAEKACIPEESIHAMPFEVTPESVAQAIIAADAIGRDYKKRKSVK from the coding sequence ATGAGAAAAGCATTTATTAGTCCAACAAAATATGTCCAAGGAGAAAACGAGTTATTAAATTTAGGTTTTTATATTAAATCCTTTGGTGAATCTGCATTAGTTATCGGGAATCCAGGCGATATCGAACGGGTTCAAGACAAGTTGGACAAAACAGCTGAACGTTTTGGCATAACCTTACACCTTGCAGATTTTGGTGGAGAAGCGACACGCGAAGAAGTAAATCGTCTTAAAAAATTAGCGAAAGAAAAAGGAACAGATATCATTGTTGGAGTAGGTGGTGGAAAAGCAATTGATACATCTAAAACAGTTGCTAATGGTCATAATCTAATTGTCTGCCCAACGATTGCAGCTACAGATGCACCAACTAGCCACTCAGCAGTGTTATATACGAAAGATCATCATTTTGATGAATATGCTTATTTTATCCAAAGCCCTAGCGTAGTATTAATGGATACTACGGTAATTGCTCAAGCACCAGCTCGATTCTTAATTTCCGGCATGGGAGATGCACTAGCTACTTATTATGAAGCACGTGCGACTCGTCGATCAAATTCAAATGTAAACGCTGGCTTACCGAATGGATACCACACAGGAGATACAGCACCTGCTAAAGGTACGATTGCATCCATCACATTAGCTAGAGCTTGTTACGAAACAGTGATTGAAAATGGCTATAATGCAAAGATTGCATGTGACAATAATGTTGTTACACCAGCTTTAGAGAATATCATTGAAGCAAATACATTATTATCTGGTCTTGGATTTGAATCAGGCGGACTAGCTGCAGCACATGCCATTTATAACGGCTTGACAGTTCTAGATGGTCCTCATAATTACTTCCATGGAGAGCAAGTAGCATTTACAACATTTGTTCAACTTATTCTTGAGAATGCACCAAATGATGAAGTTGAAGCTTTATTAGACTTCAATTTATCTGTTGGACTACCTGTATCATTAGCAGATTTGGATGTAGTAGAAGTGAAGTATGAAGAAATCCTTAAAGTAGCTGAAAAAGCGTGCATCCCTGAAGAATCTATTCATGCTATGCCTTTTGAAGTAACACCTGAAAGTGTAGCTCAAGCTATCATTGCAGCTGATGCAATCGGACGAGACTACAAGAAACGTAAATCAGTAAAATAA
- a CDS encoding TetR/AcrR family transcriptional regulator C-terminal domain-containing protein → MNQQNATKEIISCSLKHLTSEKAIDKISITDIMDQTDYRRQTFYDHFDDKYDLITWIFSHEVSELIQSIMNWEKWEEALFLLLEYLEANKKYYKKIFSNIKLDSFKDYLMYYIKRSIQTISDDYFQAHLVADNNQLFIKATTDFYAYGLSEMLYCWVLEDCEPDSKSYHEVLVQVIHHKC, encoded by the coding sequence ATGAACCAACAAAACGCAACGAAGGAAATTATTTCTTGTTCTCTCAAACATCTAACCAGTGAAAAAGCTATTGATAAGATATCAATAACGGATATAATGGATCAGACTGATTACCGTCGCCAGACTTTTTATGATCATTTTGATGACAAATACGATTTAATTACTTGGATTTTCTCCCATGAAGTCTCTGAATTGATCCAATCGATCATGAATTGGGAAAAATGGGAAGAAGCATTGTTCCTTCTATTAGAGTATCTTGAAGCGAATAAAAAATATTATAAGAAGATATTTTCAAATATAAAGCTAGATTCCTTTAAAGATTATCTTATGTATTATATCAAACGAAGTATCCAAACCATCTCAGATGATTATTTTCAAGCGCACCTTGTTGCTGATAACAACCAACTTTTCATCAAAGCGACAACTGACTTTTACGCATATGGTTTGTCTGAGATGCTCTACTGCTGGGTACTTGAAGACTGCGAACCGGACAGCAAAAGTTATCATGAAGTGCTTGTTCAAGTGATCCACCACAAATGCTAA
- the glpK gene encoding glycerol kinase GlpK — MPEYILAIDQGTTTTRAIMIDRQGNYISTAAQTFEQQIPQTGWVEQDPNAIWQSVCDVLLKVTKHSGVSFHQIKALGITNQRETTIVWDRKTGQPIHNAIVWSSNQSLAIINQLKQKNVEDSIHEKTGLVLSPYFSASKIRWILDHHPGAQERADRGELAFGTVDSWLIWNLTNGKLHCTDHTNASRTMLFNIHTLEWDEQLLSLFNIPKSMLPKVHPSSHIYGITDLDLFDGAKIPIAGVAGNQQAALFGQLAFQPGQVKSTYGQGTFIVMNTGSEPKLSEHKLLTTIGYSIDEKITYALEGSALISGSAIEWLKDSLNLFESMDDSESLALAAAPNSGVYVIPAFRGIGAPYWDSNARGAILGIDESTSHRELVRATLESLAYQVSDIIELMELDTGIIVDLLHVDGGAAQNNLLIQFQADILGKTVKRIERLETTGLGAAYLAGLAVDYWRDQDELAALVSADEQFEPHMTIEERQVKLHAWHSAIKAIRYYAKLLHE; from the coding sequence ATGCCAGAATATATTTTAGCAATTGACCAAGGAACCACTACAACGCGTGCAATTATGATTGATCGCCAAGGAAATTACATCAGCACAGCAGCTCAAACTTTTGAACAGCAGATACCACAAACCGGCTGGGTCGAACAAGATCCAAATGCCATTTGGCAATCAGTCTGCGACGTGCTTCTTAAAGTTACGAAACATTCCGGAGTCTCATTCCATCAGATCAAAGCACTAGGCATCACAAATCAACGCGAAACAACCATTGTATGGGATCGTAAAACTGGTCAACCAATCCATAACGCAATTGTCTGGAGTTCCAATCAGTCACTAGCTATTATTAATCAACTTAAACAAAAAAATGTTGAAGATTCCATTCACGAAAAGACTGGTTTAGTTTTGAGCCCTTATTTTTCTGCTAGTAAAATTCGTTGGATCCTAGATCATCATCCTGGCGCACAAGAACGAGCAGATCGTGGAGAGTTGGCCTTTGGCACGGTTGATAGTTGGCTCATTTGGAACCTGACCAATGGTAAGTTACACTGTACCGATCACACGAATGCTTCACGGACGATGTTGTTCAATATCCATACACTAGAATGGGATGAACAGCTGTTAAGTCTGTTTAATATCCCTAAAAGTATGCTGCCGAAAGTTCATCCAAGCTCTCATATTTATGGAATAACCGATTTAGATCTTTTTGATGGTGCAAAGATCCCAATCGCCGGTGTTGCGGGAAACCAGCAGGCAGCGTTATTTGGTCAATTAGCTTTTCAACCTGGCCAAGTAAAAAGCACTTATGGTCAAGGAACCTTCATCGTTATGAATACCGGCTCTGAACCAAAACTATCCGAACACAAATTGCTCACTACTATCGGATATTCGATCGACGAGAAAATAACTTATGCTCTTGAAGGTTCGGCTCTTATTTCAGGTAGTGCCATTGAATGGTTGAAAGACAGCTTAAATTTATTTGAATCAATGGATGATTCAGAATCGTTAGCCCTTGCAGCAGCGCCTAATTCAGGCGTTTATGTTATCCCCGCCTTTCGAGGAATTGGTGCGCCCTATTGGGATTCAAATGCACGAGGAGCTATTCTCGGAATTGATGAATCTACCAGCCATCGGGAATTGGTTCGAGCAACTTTAGAATCGCTTGCTTATCAAGTCAGCGATATTATTGAGTTAATGGAATTAGATACTGGAATTATAGTAGATCTTCTTCACGTTGATGGTGGGGCTGCACAAAATAATCTGTTGATCCAATTTCAAGCAGATATTCTCGGAAAAACGGTTAAACGCATCGAACGATTGGAGACGACCGGACTAGGAGCTGCATATCTCGCTGGATTAGCTGTTGATTATTGGCGCGATCAAGATGAGTTAGCAGCTTTAGTTTCTGCGGATGAGCAATTTGAACCTCACATGACCATTGAAGAACGACAAGTTAAACTGCACGCTTGGCATAGTGCTATCAAAGCAATACGTTATTATGCTAAATTACTGCATGAGTAA
- a CDS encoding CGNR zinc finger domain-containing protein, whose protein sequence is MIKKLEARYSYLSDYLFINLLNTINGRNNIFTDFLEEEGLMDEWLSLMKERSLLNSEQVAKINESPIDIKKIQLFREQCRAFFLEPETKSIFLENLASNTEKAPLFFDKAFRPTPSKGGTDGLISLIAYDMLTAHHNGLFPKIKKCKSDTCYALFVDTSGRRKWCSMEVCGNRTKVRKYYAKKSEEHT, encoded by the coding sequence ATGATCAAAAAACTAGAGGCAAGATATTCTTATTTATCTGACTATTTATTCATTAATTTACTTAATACGATCAACGGAAGAAACAATATTTTTACCGATTTTCTTGAAGAAGAAGGCCTAATGGATGAGTGGCTGTCATTGATGAAAGAAAGAAGCTTATTGAATTCTGAACAAGTGGCGAAAATAAACGAATCCCCAATTGATATAAAAAAAATCCAATTATTTCGTGAGCAGTGTAGAGCTTTCTTTTTAGAACCCGAAACAAAATCAATATTTTTAGAAAATTTAGCATCAAATACTGAGAAAGCACCACTGTTTTTCGATAAAGCGTTCAGACCTACACCAAGTAAAGGTGGGACTGATGGACTGATTTCACTTATTGCTTACGATATGCTTACGGCTCACCATAATGGTCTGTTTCCTAAAATCAAAAAATGTAAATCTGATACCTGTTATGCATTATTCGTTGATACAAGTGGAAGACGAAAATGGTGTTCAATGGAAGTTTGCGGCAATAGAACAAAAGTACGCAAGTATTATGCTAAAAAAAGTGAGGAACACACTTGA
- a CDS encoding OsmC family protein yields the protein MAKKIERITATSKGMQTIADSKGHQVIIDEPKQMGGKDEGANPLGSFLASLAGCENAIANMVAKEIGFDLQGIEFDIRAEMNPEGMMGNKDVRPYFQSVSINARVKTSESEERLTELQQIVDSRCPIYTVLEAANVEMTPNWVKE from the coding sequence ATGGCTAAAAAAATTGAACGAATTACAGCAACTTCAAAAGGGATGCAAACAATAGCAGATTCTAAAGGACATCAGGTGATCATTGATGAGCCTAAACAAATGGGTGGGAAAGATGAAGGCGCCAATCCACTAGGATCCTTTCTAGCTTCACTAGCAGGATGTGAGAACGCGATAGCTAACATGGTAGCTAAAGAAATAGGTTTTGATCTTCAAGGTATAGAATTCGATATCAGAGCAGAAATGAATCCAGAAGGTATGATGGGCAATAAAGATGTTCGTCCCTACTTTCAATCAGTCAGCATAAATGCTCGCGTGAAAACAAGCGAATCTGAAGAACGTCTCACTGAATTACAACAAATCGTTGACTCAAGATGCCCAATATATACAGTATTAGAAGCTGCCAATGTCGAAATGACTCCAAATTGGGTAAAAGAATAA
- a CDS encoding haloacid dehalogenase type II: MIKTVLFDMNETLLDLSVLKENFGKYFEDKYVLNYWFAKLLHSSTVIGGMGEYTDFGKLSEAALESVFLESDKELTDEIKTDILGSFRNLPAYDDVSDALKLLKDHNVKVISVTNSSYKMVEEQLNNSGLIDLFDSYYSVDSVEKYKPFNDIYHYVINEEKINAAETVMVATHDWDLFGAKKAGLHTAYIKRKEDQYNPYYLKPDMTNRNLVDLAQEIVDFN; this comes from the coding sequence ATGATAAAAACGGTATTATTTGATATGAACGAAACGTTATTAGACTTAAGTGTCTTAAAAGAAAATTTCGGTAAATATTTTGAAGATAAATATGTTCTTAATTACTGGTTCGCTAAACTTCTTCATTCGTCTACTGTTATAGGCGGTATGGGTGAATATACTGATTTTGGAAAACTTTCAGAAGCCGCGTTAGAAAGTGTCTTTTTAGAGAGCGACAAAGAACTAACTGATGAAATCAAAACAGATATTCTAGGATCGTTCAGGAATCTTCCTGCGTACGACGATGTATCTGACGCGCTAAAATTATTGAAGGATCACAACGTCAAAGTTATTTCAGTAACCAATTCTTCTTATAAGATGGTTGAAGAACAGCTGAATAATTCTGGCCTGATTGATTTATTTGACTCTTATTATTCAGTAGATTCAGTAGAAAAATATAAACCCTTTAATGATATTTATCATTATGTCATCAATGAAGAAAAAATCAATGCCGCTGAAACAGTCATGGTTGCTACTCATGATTGGGATTTATTCGGTGCTAAAAAAGCTGGACTTCATACAGCCTATATTAAACGCAAAGAAGATCAATACAATCCTTACTACTTGAAACCAGATATGACAAACAGAAACTTAGTAGATTTAGCCCAAGAAATTGTGGATTTCAACTAG